A region of Moorena sp. SIOASIH DNA encodes the following proteins:
- a CDS encoding restriction endonuclease, with amino-acid sequence MLREQSVTLAFRPRDRVQPVTYHLQPVTCNLPPSTFNLQLSTFNLKP; translated from the coding sequence ATGCTACGCGAACAATCTGTAACCTTGGCCTTTCGGCCACGCGATCGCGTTCAACCTGTGACCTACCACCTTCAACCTGTAACCTGTAACCTACCACCTTCAACCTTCAACCTTCAACTTTCAACATTTAACCTTAAACCTTAA
- a CDS encoding NUDIX hydrolase codes for MISIKPWKTLKSRLVFDNKWCRVRQDEVELPSGEVVDDYFINVRPDIVLILAITCDRKVVFVRQYRHGVGKILLELPGGGFNSKVEDSMKAGARELEEETGYVSDQMFSLATLYDNPVKDTNKIHFIMAEQAQPSGIQNLDITEDVEIVLVPIDEVMKKIEQGEICVSGTIAALFLGLNFLS; via the coding sequence ATGATTTCAATAAAGCCATGGAAAACCCTTAAATCAAGGTTGGTTTTTGACAATAAATGGTGTCGAGTCAGGCAAGATGAAGTGGAATTACCCAGTGGTGAAGTTGTTGATGACTACTTCATCAATGTTAGACCAGATATTGTGCTGATCCTGGCAATTACTTGCGATCGCAAGGTTGTTTTTGTCCGTCAATATCGCCATGGAGTGGGAAAAATTTTATTGGAACTTCCTGGGGGTGGTTTCAACTCAAAGGTCGAAGATAGTATGAAGGCAGGTGCTAGGGAATTAGAAGAAGAGACGGGTTATGTCTCTGACCAGATGTTTTCCCTAGCTACCTTATATGATAATCCGGTAAAAGATACTAATAAAATTCATTTCATCATGGCGGAGCAAGCTCAACCATCGGGTATCCAAAATCTAGATATTACAGAAGATGTGGAAATTGTTTTGGTACCTATAGACGAAGTTATGAAAAAAATTGAACAAGGAGAAATTTGTGTTTCCGGAACAATTGCTGCTTTGTTTTTAGGCTTGAATTTTTTGTCCTAA